Proteins encoded by one window of Clostridium cagae:
- a CDS encoding O-antigen ligase family protein produces MYLLERIEDNLKKKSIGFFLPITFILTIIPLIVRLKMVELDDAGINLYAVEKQADFFSQNKALWLAIFSVILFIFALFSFKKLFEKRDKTTTAILICTGIFLICTFLSAILSPYKDVSFFGFYDRAEGFITIACYMIIFVYSIYAFKSTHCYKYMLIPIFIIILVNSFLGIFQYIGNDLINSKLGVALTVPSKYDVKPGSLNLLYEKGKLYGTLYHYNYVGSFVGLVLPILFSLTIFEKKILNKIVLGIFSLLSVWLLFGSTSRAGIIGLFVAIILGLIIFGKVIFKSWKPLVITLACIAILAIGGNVATKGQLFERVPSLVSDIFSVFDNTRNVDYRTNTPISDIKHVDKSVEITVPNDVLKIYFEDGIYVFKNSNNETVQYDMVDGIYRTNNENFNNMSFRFGKSSKTSNKADLFMLQVNDNPTFMFKLKEDNSIHLRDSNGMKFIDVEYPDTFGFKGKEKIGSARGYIWSRSIPLMKETLLLGNGPDTFAYVFPQNDLMGKYYAYGTPNMIVDKPHNLYMQISLNEGLIALIAFLGIMLIYIVDSIKLYALKKEYNEAQILGGVTCLGIVGYLFAGIFNDSVVSVAPVFWIILGVGVALNYLNKKETK; encoded by the coding sequence ATGTATCTTCTTGAAAGAATCGAAGACAATTTAAAGAAAAAGTCCATTGGATTTTTCTTACCTATTACATTTATATTAACCATAATTCCTCTTATTGTAAGACTTAAAATGGTTGAACTTGATGATGCAGGTATAAATTTATACGCAGTAGAAAAGCAGGCTGATTTCTTTTCACAAAATAAAGCTCTATGGTTAGCTATTTTTTCTGTAATACTTTTTATATTTGCTTTATTTTCATTTAAAAAGTTATTTGAAAAAAGAGATAAAACTACCACTGCAATTTTAATTTGTACTGGTATATTTTTAATTTGTACTTTCCTTTCAGCTATACTTTCACCATATAAAGATGTATCTTTCTTTGGATTTTATGATAGAGCTGAAGGATTTATTACTATTGCATGTTACATGATTATTTTTGTGTATTCTATATATGCATTTAAAAGTACACATTGTTATAAATACATGCTAATACCTATATTTATTATAATTTTAGTTAATTCTTTTTTAGGAATTTTTCAATACATAGGAAATGATTTAATTAATAGTAAATTAGGTGTTGCATTAACTGTCCCTAGTAAATATGATGTAAAACCCGGAAGTCTTAATCTACTATATGAAAAAGGGAAACTTTATGGTACTTTATATCATTATAACTATGTAGGTAGCTTTGTAGGCCTTGTATTACCAATATTATTTTCTTTAACTATATTTGAAAAGAAAATTCTTAATAAAATAGTCTTAGGAATATTTTCACTACTTTCTGTATGGTTATTATTTGGTAGTACATCTCGTGCTGGTATAATTGGTTTGTTTGTAGCTATAATTTTGGGGCTTATCATATTTGGAAAAGTAATATTTAAAAGCTGGAAGCCTCTTGTAATAACTTTAGCTTGTATTGCAATTTTAGCTATTGGGGGTAATGTTGCTACTAAGGGGCAACTTTTTGAAAGAGTACCATCTTTAGTTTCTGATATATTTAGTGTTTTTGATAACACACGTAATGTAGATTATAGGACAAATACCCCTATAAGTGATATAAAACATGTTGATAAAAGTGTAGAGATAACTGTCCCAAATGATGTTTTAAAAATATATTTTGAAGATGGGATTTATGTATTTAAAAATTCCAATAATGAAACTGTTCAATATGACATGGTAGATGGAATTTATAGAACTAATAATGAAAACTTCAATAATATGTCGTTTAGATTTGGTAAATCAAGCAAAACTTCTAATAAAGCAGATTTGTTTATGCTACAGGTTAATGATAATCCAACATTTATGTTTAAATTAAAGGAAGACAACAGTATTCATTTAAGAGATTCAAATGGAATGAAATTTATTGATGTAGAATATCCTGATACTTTTGGATTCAAAGGAAAAGAAAAGATTGGTTCTGCAAGAGGATATATCTGGTCAAGATCAATACCTCTAATGAAAGAAACTTTATTATTAGGTAATGGTCCAGATACATTTGCTTATGTATTTCCACAAAATGATTTAATGGGTAAATACTATGCTTATGGTACTCCTAATATGATTGTTGATAAACCTCATAATCTTTATATGCAAATATCTTTAAATGAAGGTTTAATTGCTTTAATTGCTTTCTTAGGTATAATGTTAATCTACATTGTAGACAGCATTAAATTGTATGCATTAAAAAAAGAATATAACGAAGCCCAAATACTTGGTGGAGTAACTTGTCTTGGAATTGTAGGATATCTTTTTGCAGGGATATTTAATGATTCAGTAGTAAGTGTAGCACCTGTATTTTGGATAATTCTTGGCGTTGGAGTTGCATTAAATTACTTAAATAAAAAAGAAACTAAATAA
- a CDS encoding N-acetylmuramoyl-L-alanine amidase family protein, which translates to MFNRANKATALLVAAAAVISLVPATGVSAADYKRIESKDGTVYNAVAYKNGSFVIDGNVKDEDTEAVYFLNEGKYSELEDIDTGADFDGTYGEKYLSVDGGDYYVDLTNGKVTDNDVKEDTRDEVATTLRKKIRNNADDRYKDHDSLKESSLKEMAGNKFGETWYATTYTAEENTNGGQETLNVYTDAKGNYIDADYNLGKIKVKVSNGETTSSAVTVDNTDDQFDGLVKNDLSANVSNAKVIGQDSNNIYRTATITVNAGTNTVVEINGKEVNTDAFTVNADNTVSFEVIQKISKAQASGDIDGAKYAKTVTNYVIADEDAKAETLLADAEYSIVGGKIIAHTFASEKVNAQTIEFKTSRGFNYIDTKEADEEEAVAVEIDADGNLWRLDSGFVYKFDNKDDWDKVYKVDGSMDKMSVYNKDNMVVWNESDEVYSVIGSKEEEEEKPEVTTGWAQAEDGTWSYIKEDGTKATGWLNLNGTWYFLDAAGIMQTGWINDNGTWYLTNGSGAMQTGWQNVNGTWYFMQGSGAMKTGWINDNGTWYYTNASGAMQTGWLNDNGTWYYLDGSGKMLSNTTVNGYVLGANGAWIR; encoded by the coding sequence ATGTTTAATAGAGCAAACAAAGCAACAGCTTTATTAGTAGCTGCGGCTGCTGTAATATCATTAGTTCCAGCTACTGGAGTTAGTGCTGCTGATTATAAGAGAATAGAATCTAAAGATGGTACTGTATATAATGCGGTAGCTTACAAGAACGGATCTTTCGTTATCGATGGTAATGTTAAAGATGAAGATACAGAAGCTGTATACTTCTTAAATGAAGGAAAATACTCTGAATTAGAAGATATCGATACTGGAGCAGATTTCGATGGAACATACGGAGAAAAATATCTTTCTGTTGATGGTGGAGATTACTACGTTGATTTAACAAACGGTAAAGTAACAGATAATGATGTAAAAGAAGATACAAGAGATGAAGTTGCTACAACTTTAAGAAAGAAAATCAGAAACAATGCTGATGACAGATATAAAGATCATGATTCATTAAAAGAATCTTCATTAAAAGAAATGGCTGGAAACAAATTCGGTGAAACTTGGTATGCAACTACTTATACAGCTGAAGAAAACACAAATGGTGGACAAGAAACATTAAATGTTTATACAGATGCTAAAGGTAACTACATAGATGCAGACTATAACTTAGGAAAAATCAAAGTAAAAGTTTCAAACGGAGAAACTACTAGCTCAGCTGTAACAGTTGACAATACTGATGATCAATTTGATGGATTAGTTAAAAATGATTTATCAGCTAATGTTTCAAATGCAAAAGTAATAGGACAAGATTCTAACAACATATATAGAACAGCAACTATAACAGTTAATGCTGGAACTAACACTGTTGTTGAAATCAACGGAAAAGAAGTAAATACAGATGCATTTACAGTAAATGCTGATAATACTGTATCATTCGAAGTTATCCAAAAGATATCTAAAGCTCAAGCTTCAGGAGATATCGATGGAGCTAAATATGCTAAAACTGTAACTAACTACGTTATAGCTGATGAAGATGCTAAAGCTGAAACTTTACTTGCTGATGCTGAATATAGCATAGTTGGTGGAAAAATTATAGCTCATACATTTGCTTCAGAAAAAGTAAATGCTCAAACTATCGAATTCAAAACAAGCAGAGGATTCAATTACATTGATACTAAAGAAGCTGATGAAGAAGAAGCTGTAGCTGTTGAAATTGATGCTGATGGAAACCTTTGGAGATTAGATTCAGGATTTGTTTACAAATTCGATAACAAAGATGATTGGGATAAAGTTTACAAAGTAGACGGATCAATGGATAAAATGTCAGTTTACAACAAAGACAACATGGTTGTTTGGAATGAAAGTGACGAAGTTTACTCAGTAATCGGATCTAAAGAAGAAGAAGAAGAAAAGCCAGAAGTAACAACTGGATGGGCTCAAGCTGAAGATGGAACTTGGAGTTACATTAAAGAAGATGGAACTAAAGCTACTGGATGGTTAAACTTAAACGGTACTTGGTACTTCTTAGATGCAGCTGGAATCATGCAAACTGGTTGGATAAACGATAACGGAACTTGGTACTTAACTAATGGTTCAGGTGCTATGCAAACTGGATGGCAAAACGTTAATGGTACTTGGTACTTTATGCAAGGATCAGGAGCAATGAAAACTGGTTGGATAAACGATAACGGAACTTGGTACTACACTAACGCTTCAGGTGCTATGCAAACTGGATGGTTAAATGACAATGGTACTTGGTACTACTTAGATGGTTCAGGAAAAATGCTTTCAAACACAACTGTTAATGGTTATGTTTTAGGAGCTAACGGAGCTTGGATCAGATAA
- a CDS encoding N-acetylmuramoyl-L-alanine amidase family protein: protein MIKRANKITSLLLTAAAVTSLVPATGVHAADYKRIESKDGTVYSAQAYKDGNFVIDGDVKNGDTEAIYFLKNGKYTELDEVDTGSEFNGIFNEKYLDLDNGDYFIDLTNGKVYDDDLRDDGEDDAASALRKKIKNKADDRYSDHEGLKNDLKEIKGSRYGEAWFETKYTADDKKTNGGDGNTASDLTVYTDIKGNYIDADYNLGKVRVTANGKSVSIDNTDKDFEVAGIKKALNAKVSNQDVIAQDSNNIYRRATVTIDINSSLVTEGQLSISDIQSAVNNVDGVNIDGSVKKAIKDEVDKQAGLEGATIESVKTTGAAVDIVKGEADKLTADSIMTLQGMKDAKTTSSTGVIKAVQDTIINAAQKAYDAITGDEAAKNKKAIEVAKSMKEKVIADATQMQNAVNGAKANSTSDVNIEEINGIKISEHGDVFKKASNGSVSFETIQKISKSQASKDIDGAKYSKNVTTYVISDKDGDKEDLLGGEFTAVGGKLVEYKIDGDNINAQTIELKSKAGHYYTDMSKEEDQDLDNSEAYDIDVDGNIWALNGGFIYKFDNDEDWDKVYKVDGSMEKLSVYDKDNMVTWNEDDEVYSIISDKDSSGNDGDDNNEVKKGWDKDDYGNWIFFDNEGNQVKHEWVNVNGTYYYLDEYGIMQANKWVNPFGNWYYLNADGSMAHSGWLNDRGTWYYLNDSGNMLTGWQYINGSWYFMEPSGAMKTGWINDRGTWYYLNSNGSMKTGWLNDNGTWYYLDGSGRMLSNTSVNGYTLGANGAWIR from the coding sequence ATGATAAAAAGAGCGAATAAGATAACATCATTATTACTAACAGCAGCGGCGGTGACTTCATTAGTTCCAGCAACAGGTGTACATGCTGCAGATTATAAAAGAATAGAATCAAAGGACGGTACAGTTTATAGTGCTCAAGCATATAAAGATGGAAACTTTGTTATAGATGGTGATGTAAAAAATGGAGATACTGAAGCAATCTATTTCTTAAAAAATGGAAAGTATACAGAATTAGATGAGGTAGATACTGGTTCTGAGTTTAATGGAATATTCAATGAGAAATATCTTGATTTAGATAATGGAGATTATTTCATTGATTTAACTAATGGTAAAGTTTATGATGATGATTTAAGAGATGATGGGGAAGATGATGCAGCAAGTGCATTAAGAAAAAAAATAAAGAATAAAGCAGATGATAGATATTCAGATCATGAAGGTTTAAAGAATGATTTAAAAGAAATTAAAGGTTCAAGATATGGAGAAGCATGGTTTGAAACTAAATATACTGCAGATGATAAAAAGACTAATGGTGGAGATGGAAACACTGCATCTGATTTAACAGTTTATACAGATATAAAAGGAAATTATATTGATGCTGACTATAATTTAGGAAAAGTTAGAGTAACAGCTAATGGTAAGAGTGTTAGTATAGATAATACTGATAAAGACTTTGAGGTTGCAGGTATAAAAAAAGCATTAAATGCAAAAGTTTCAAATCAAGATGTTATAGCTCAAGATTCTAACAATATATATAGAAGAGCAACAGTAACAATAGATATTAACTCTTCACTTGTTACAGAAGGACAATTATCAATAAGTGATATACAATCAGCAGTAAATAATGTAGATGGCGTTAATATAGATGGTAGTGTTAAAAAAGCTATAAAAGATGAAGTTGATAAACAAGCTGGTCTAGAAGGAGCAACTATTGAGAGTGTGAAAACAACTGGAGCAGCAGTTGATATAGTTAAAGGTGAAGCTGATAAATTAACAGCAGATTCAATAATGACTCTTCAAGGCATGAAAGATGCTAAAACAACTTCTTCAACAGGAGTAATAAAAGCAGTTCAAGATACAATAATAAATGCAGCACAAAAGGCATATGATGCAATAACTGGAGACGAAGCAGCTAAAAATAAGAAGGCTATTGAAGTAGCAAAGTCAATGAAAGAAAAAGTAATAGCTGATGCAACTCAAATGCAAAATGCAGTAAATGGAGCTAAAGCTAATAGCACTTCTGATGTTAATATAGAAGAAATTAATGGTATAAAAATAAGTGAGCATGGTGATGTGTTTAAAAAAGCATCTAATGGATCTGTAAGCTTTGAAACAATACAAAAAATATCAAAATCACAAGCTTCTAAAGATATAGATGGAGCTAAATATTCAAAGAATGTAACTACTTACGTTATATCTGATAAAGATGGTGATAAAGAAGATTTATTAGGTGGAGAATTCACAGCAGTAGGCGGAAAGCTTGTTGAATATAAGATAGATGGAGATAATATAAATGCTCAAACTATCGAATTAAAATCAAAAGCTGGACATTACTATACTGATATGTCTAAAGAAGAAGATCAAGATTTAGATAATTCAGAAGCATATGATATAGATGTAGATGGTAACATATGGGCTTTAAATGGAGGATTTATTTATAAATTTGATAATGATGAAGATTGGGACAAGGTCTACAAGGTAGATGGTTCTATGGAAAAATTATCAGTTTATGATAAAGATAATATGGTTACTTGGAACGAAGATGATGAAGTATATTCAATCATATCAGATAAAGATTCATCAGGAAATGATGGCGATGATAATAATGAGGTTAAAAAAGGTTGGGATAAAGATGACTATGGAAACTGGATATTCTTTGATAATGAAGGAAATCAAGTTAAACATGAATGGGTTAATGTAAATGGAACTTATTATTATCTTGATGAATATGGAATAATGCAAGCAAACAAATGGGTAAATCCTTTCGGAAATTGGTACTATTTAAATGCAGATGGATCAATGGCTCATTCAGGATGGTTAAATGATAGAGGAACTTGGTACTATCTAAATGATAGCGGAAACATGTTAACTGGATGGCAATATATAAATGGATCTTGGTATTTCATGGAACCATCAGGAGCTATGAAGACTGGTTGGATAAATGATAGAGGAACTTGGTACTATTTAAACAGTAATGGTTCAATGAAAACTGGATGGCTAAATGATAATGGAACATGGTACTATTTAGATGGTTCAGGTAGAATGCTTTCTAATACAAGTGTAAATGGATATACATTAGGAGCAAATGGAGCTTGGATAAGATAA
- a CDS encoding MBL fold metallo-hydrolase: MQEIFEGGIVIFNLQKKVIVLIMATTFISGIFPNVNAYAATSDLSKSQKNSSLENKSSKVKEQENNAEENKSEEKNSQKNNLKEDKLSESNSKEQDLKEDADEVLDQEEKAPEPGWHVINGKRFYFTEDGMLEKKGWFEIEEYIYKGTESNPKVYEPILKKKEQTNSKVNKDKKDKDKTDLKSEDKIEDKESKKNIKDSEKVEKDNKEKEEDNSLENNEENDEIDSNSTSSKEDEYEVVDPSKDSNYVLHKNTYYFNDDHSVTTGWKDFSGKWYNFNEYGAMRSNWNYIDYKWYYLDEHGEMQRGWLEVGPNKYYLYSTGEMASGKMNIDDKWYYFNGSGILQTGFYTKDGKQCYSNKNGEMLSNEWIENNDKKYYVKANGELAIGNIIIDGEGESFTDSGLYKGGGKIDEYLYVEYLDVGNADCIFIKLPNGETALIDTGLNTKDSENKIIDFLENQNMKEDKDDKKIINHVIITHPHSDHIGGLYKILKNFNVEKIYMPERSYLEDCLDLEESGSESGDIKIMKEDYRVFKKTMDLIEDLDIEVINAVKGQDIDEDGILKFVNRDVYYAKPLDERVSANYWEINNQSAVVYLNYNDLGALFTGDIEWLAEKDIIESDLLAHSKVDVLKVPHHGINTSSSYAFVNYVGADIGIIPRETNQIMKNGAYTNLITGRVTLFETGLKDGVSLYATKDGWNVQY, translated from the coding sequence ATGCAGGAAATTTTTGAGGGAGGGATTGTTATTTTTAATTTACAGAAAAAAGTTATAGTACTAATTATGGCTACAACATTTATAAGTGGTATTTTTCCTAATGTAAATGCATATGCGGCTACAAGTGATCTTTCTAAGTCACAAAAAAATAGCTCATTAGAAAACAAATCATCAAAAGTTAAAGAACAAGAAAATAATGCTGAAGAGAATAAATCAGAAGAAAAGAATTCACAAAAAAATAATTTGAAAGAGGACAAGTTATCTGAAAGTAATTCAAAAGAACAGGATTTAAAAGAAGATGCTGATGAGGTTCTAGATCAAGAAGAAAAAGCTCCAGAACCAGGATGGCATGTTATTAATGGAAAAAGATTTTACTTTACCGAAGATGGAATGTTAGAAAAAAAGGGTTGGTTTGAAATAGAGGAATACATATATAAAGGAACGGAATCTAATCCTAAAGTATATGAACCAATTCTAAAGAAAAAAGAACAAACAAATTCTAAAGTTAATAAAGATAAAAAAGATAAAGATAAAACTGATTTAAAATCTGAAGATAAAATAGAAGATAAAGAATCTAAGAAGAATATAAAAGATTCAGAAAAAGTAGAAAAAGATAATAAAGAGAAGGAAGAAGATAACTCTCTTGAAAATAATGAAGAAAATGATGAGATTGATTCAAACAGTACAAGCTCTAAAGAAGATGAGTATGAAGTGGTAGATCCTAGTAAGGATTCTAATTACGTGCTTCATAAAAATACTTATTATTTTAATGATGATCATTCAGTTACTACTGGATGGAAAGATTTTAGTGGTAAATGGTACAATTTTAATGAATATGGTGCAATGAGAAGTAATTGGAACTATATAGATTATAAATGGTATTATTTAGATGAACATGGAGAGATGCAAAGAGGATGGCTGGAAGTAGGACCTAATAAATATTATTTATATAGCACAGGGGAAATGGCTAGTGGAAAGATGAATATAGATGATAAATGGTACTATTTTAATGGAAGTGGAATATTGCAAACAGGATTCTATACAAAAGATGGTAAGCAATGTTACTCTAATAAAAATGGTGAAATGTTATCTAATGAATGGATAGAGAATAACGATAAAAAATATTATGTTAAAGCAAACGGAGAATTAGCAATAGGTAATATAATTATAGATGGTGAGGGCGAAAGCTTTACTGATAGTGGTTTATATAAAGGTGGCGGAAAAATAGATGAGTATCTTTATGTAGAATATTTAGATGTCGGAAATGCAGATTGTATATTTATAAAACTTCCTAATGGAGAAACTGCATTAATTGATACTGGATTAAATACAAAAGATAGTGAGAATAAAATAATAGACTTTTTAGAAAATCAAAATATGAAAGAAGATAAGGATGATAAAAAAATAATAAATCATGTTATAATAACTCATCCTCATTCAGATCATATTGGAGGTTTATATAAAATTCTTAAGAATTTTAATGTAGAAAAAATATATATGCCAGAAAGAAGTTATTTAGAAGATTGTTTAGATTTAGAGGAATCTGGATCAGAATCTGGTGATATCAAGATTATGAAAGAAGACTATAGAGTATTTAAAAAGACTATGGATTTAATAGAAGATCTTGATATAGAAGTTATAAATGCAGTTAAGGGACAAGATATTGATGAAGATGGTATCTTAAAATTTGTTAATAGAGATGTTTACTATGCAAAACCTCTTGATGAAAGAGTCTCAGCTAATTATTGGGAAATAAATAATCAATCAGCTGTAGTATATTTAAATTATAATGATTTAGGTGCATTATTTACTGGTGATATAGAATGGTTAGCAGAAAAGGATATTATTGAATCAGATCTTTTAGCACATTCAAAAGTAGACGTATTAAAAGTTCCACATCATGGAATAAATACATCTTCAAGCTATGCTTTTGTAAATTATGTTGGAGCAGATATTGGTATAATTCCTAGAGAAACTAATCAAATAATGAAAAATGGTGCTTATACTAATTTAATAACAGGTAGAGTAACTTTATTTGAAACAGGACTTAAAGATGGAGTTTCATTATATGCAACAAAAGATGGATGGAATGTTCAATATTAA
- a CDS encoding L-ribulose-5-phosphate 3-epimerase: MKEYTLGLYEKSMPNYLTWEEKLNCAKECGFDTIEISIDETEEKLSRLDMSIEERKNLVNLMFKTGIGIRTMCLSGHRKYPLGSLNEETRNRGIEIMKKAVNLASDLGIRVIQLAGYDVYYEEGNDETRKYFEENLKLSVDIASSKGIILAFETMETEFMNTVEKAMEFVEMVNSPYLQVYPDCGNVKNATLNYGTTVIDDFKTGRGHIAAVHLKETVPGKFREITFGTGHVNFEEVINKSWELGVRKFTAEFWYVGNEDWKQVIKDTKKFMDEKFNRVLK, encoded by the coding sequence ATGAAAGAATATACATTAGGATTATATGAAAAATCAATGCCTAACTATTTGACGTGGGAAGAAAAGTTAAATTGTGCTAAAGAATGTGGATTTGATACAATTGAAATAAGTATAGATGAAACAGAAGAAAAATTATCAAGATTAGATATGAGTATTGAAGAAAGAAAAAATCTTGTGAATTTAATGTTTAAAACAGGTATTGGAATTAGGACGATGTGTCTTAGTGGACATAGAAAATATCCATTAGGAAGTTTGAATGAAGAAACTAGAAATAGAGGCATTGAAATAATGAAAAAAGCAGTGAATTTAGCCTCTGATCTAGGAATAAGAGTAATTCAGCTTGCTGGATATGATGTTTATTATGAAGAAGGAAATGATGAGACAAGAAAATATTTTGAAGAAAATTTAAAGTTGTCTGTAGATATTGCTTCTAGCAAAGGAATAATACTTGCTTTTGAAACAATGGAGACAGAATTTATGAACACTGTTGAAAAGGCAATGGAATTTGTTGAAATGGTTAATTCACCTTATCTTCAAGTTTATCCTGATTGCGGAAATGTAAAAAATGCTACTTTAAATTATGGAACAACAGTTATAGATGATTTTAAAACTGGAAGAGGTCATATTGCAGCAGTACATTTAAAAGAAACTGTGCCAGGAAAATTTAGAGAGATTACTTTTGGTACAGGGCATGTTAATTTTGAAGAAGTAATAAATAAATCTTGGGAACTTGGAGTAAGAAAGTTTACAGCAGAATTTTGGTATGTTGGTAATGAGGACTGGAAACAAGTTATTAAAGATACTAAAAAATTTATGGATGAAAAATTTAATCGTGTATTAAAATAA